The Pirellulales bacterium genome segment CCAGGTGGGGAAAAAGAGCCAGAAGAACTCGGCGAAGAACTCTTTCAGCAGTTTCTTAAAACGCGGATCGTGCATCGGTTTTCTCTCTCGGGCGGCCGGATCAGCGGCGGCGTCGCATTGCCGAGCAACTCCCCTTCGTGGGTTTCCAGGCCCGGTCGGAACATAACTCTTCAATCGTCGGCCTCGTCAACCAGTGCAGCGTCTGCTCCGAGGTCGGGTGGGTTCCCGCTGAATTCACCGTTCCGCGCCTGCTCCAACCCGCGCCGCACGGCGGCCATTGCCTCGGGGTTTCGGTAAAGCCATGCCTCCCGTTCCGGAATGGCGAGGACTTCCTTTTCGAAGTCGGCGGCTTGATCGGGGCGGGCCAATCGAGGGCTGCCAATGTAAAGTGGGGCCCTTTCCTCAACGCCGGGAACAACCACATAAACCTTGGTGTTCTCTTGAACGGGCATCACGGCACCGAAATGGTTTGAAGCGAGCGATTCACGAAGCGTCGCGGCGCCCTCTGCGCGGCGAATGATCGGCCTTATCGCGAACCGTCCCCTCGGTATTCTCGCGACGCGCGCGGCCCCGTGCAAGCGATTTTCGCCGAGAAACTGCGAGCGGCGGCTTTAGCGTCGCGCTTGGCTCAGATGACCGGGCCTTGCGGACCGCGTGCGGCTAATCGATGATGGCTGCCAAGCGACCAATGATGTTCTGCCGCGATGCGAACGCGAACAGGATTCCATCCGGCTGGTGCGGCCGAACTGGGGCTATTTATAACGGCGACGAGGCCGGGCGGCAGAGGTCGAAGAGGCCCGATCGCGGGAGCTTCGCCGCGCTGCTGGCCGCGTACATCGGGCTGAGCGCAGCGGCGGTGGTGTGGTATTAAGGGCGGGGTTGGTAGTTGGGGATTGGGGATTGGGGGTCCAGCGTTCGGGGTTCAGGAAAGGCGGAGGGCAGAAGGCAGAAAGATGCCCGCGGGACCGAAAGGCCAGCGTCAAGGATGCCCGAGTTGCCAGTGGGCAAGCACCGGCGGACCGGTTTTGTGCGGGTGCGCGGCGAAGGCGTCGGACGTCAGGGCGAGAGCCAGTCGTCGAGCCGCAGGCCAGGGATGCTTTGGAAGTCCGCGGTGTTGTGCGTCACCAGGGTCAGATTGTGGAGCCTGGCCACCGAGGCGATCATAAGGTCTGTTTCTGGAACGACGATGCCTTGTTGCAACAACCCGCCCTGGAGCACGCCGAATTCATGCGCACAGCCCGAATCGAAATCAAGGACCGCCAGTTCCTGCAGTAAATCAGCAATCAACGCAAGCAATTTCGCAGGATTGGGATGCTTGTACGCTCCAGAGTATAACTCCGCCAGAACTATCGTCGAGCTGGCGATGCCGCCCGCGTACTGAAAGAACCGATGCGCCAAGCCGGCGGGACGCCGCATGTGGGCCGAGCAGATGTTCGTGTCGAGGAGGTGGGTCATTCGCCGTCCAGTTGCGGGCGGCGCTGGACCTTGCGGGCTTTGTGAACCTGGTCCATGATCGCGTCCCAGTACGGATCGTTGGCCAATGCGCCGGCCGTGCGAAGAATTCCTGCACCCCATTCTTTTACGGATGGCTTGACCTTCACCTGGACTTCAACCTCTTGCCCGTCTGCCACGCCGGGATCCTCGCTGAGCTCGATTGTTCTTCCGTGGATGATGCCGTGCATTGATTTGATCATCGTTAGCAAACCTCGCTTCCAACGGCTGGCCCCCAGCCGGTTTCGCCATGAATGTTTTCGGGCGTAATCCCCGGCCAGCAGGTCTTCCAACTGGGTTCAGCAACGTCATCCCGATGCCCCATGTTAGCATGAACCAGCCGCCGAGGCATGACAAGTTTGCAAACTGCAGGCATCAGGGATCAGGGATCCCGGGTTCAGAAAGGCAGAAGGCAGAAGAGATGCCTGTCGAACCGATCGGCCGGCACCAACATGAAAGGGCGCAAAGTGGCATTTTGTTTACGTTTGGCACGCGGATAGCTGCAAAACAACGGCATGCTGGATTCCGGCCAAATTGGCAGGCATGGATCAGTGGTTAGTGGTTAGTGGTTAGTGGTTAGTGGTTAGTGGTTAGTGGTTAGTGGTTAGTGGTTAGTGGTTAGTGGTTAGATCGACCACAACATGTTGTGGCTCTCACGACGAGAACCACAAGATGTGCGAAGATGGCCAACTGCGAACATAATGAGTTGCCGTGACGCGAAGATCAGCATCGCGCTGGCGAGACGCAGGCGGTAGGCTGCGATGCCGAGCGGCAAAGTTGGCCATCTTCGCCGGCGCACGGGGTTTTTGGCATTCGGGCAGGCGAGACGCCTGCACCACAAGGTCGTTGGAACTTGGCAGCCTTCGAAATCGGTTGGCAGCCTTTGAACTCCAAAGTCCACGCCTTGTCGCCGCGCCTCGATGGCTCGGCGCGGCAAAGCGCACAATTTCCGTCAGATCGCGTTCAAACCGGCGGGCGCCAGGCGGCGCAAGTGCTTGTGTAGAAAAGGTTTCGGCTGGCGTCGCCGCCGAAACAAAAGGGGGGATTCTGTTGCGCTCCGCCGCGCGCGGCGGACGACCATGCAACTCGCCGCCGCGCGCGCCGGGGTCGCGACGGCCCGTGCCTTCCGGCCGGCAGGGCGGAGGCGACACGCGTGTCGCCTCGATCGCACGAGAGAAGGCGGACCGAGCCAAGCCGTAAGCGACGCCGCCGCCACCAGCGCGGCCGGGGGCGACCGCTCGACGGCCAGGCCGGAGAGGGGCAAATGCGTCGCGCGCGACGTTTTTGCCGGCGCCTCGTACCTTCCGGCGGGAGGCGCCGACGCGACACGCGTGTCGCATGGAAGACATCACTCCCAGGGCCTGCATGAGCGGGGGGATAATTGATCATACCGCACTGGTATCGACCATGGCATCCGCTTCGTATCGCCGCACCGCCGACTTCTTGAGTTTCTTCCGACCGCCGCCAAAATGTGATACCCTGGACCACATCACTTTCCCCTCAACGCCCGCTGCAACTCGTCCCACTGTTCGCTCGTGACGGCCTCGAGATAATTGAATTCGCCGGCGGCGCGGACCCATTCGCCGCCGTCGATGCGGATGCAGTCGCCGTTGATGTAACCGGCATAATCGCTAAGCAGATACGCGGCCAGGTTCGCCAGTTCTTCGTGCTCGCCCAGGCGGCCCAACGGTATTCGCTGCCGCGGACCGCCAAGCTGCTTGAGTGCGTCGGGCATCAGCCGCGACCAGGCGCCTTCGGTGGGGAAAGGGCCGGGCGCGATGGCGTTGGAGCGGATGCCGTACTTGCCCCACTCGCTGGCCAGCGACTGCGTGAGCGCCAGCACGCCGGCCTTGGCCACCGCCGACGGAACGACGAAACCGGAACCGCTGGTGGCATACGTGGCCACGATGTTCAAGATGGCGGCTTTCGTACACTCGGCGATCCAGCGTTTGCCGAAGGCCAGCGTCGCGTGAAACGTGCCGTAGAGTACGATGTCGACCACCGCGTGAACGGCGTTGTAACTCAGCCGTTCCGTCGGGCAGATAAAGTTGCCGGCGGCGTTGTTCACCAAGCCGTGTACCGTGCCGAAGCGATCGTACGCCGCGGCCACGAGTGCGTCGATCTGACCGGTGTCGCGCACATCGCAGGGCTGGGCGAGCACGTGCCCGCCCGTTTCCTGCTGGATTTCCGCGGCGGTCTCATCGAGCACGTCTTGGCGACGGCCGCAGATGACGATGTTCGCCCCCAGGCCCGACAAGCAGCGGGCCATCGAGCGGCCCAGCCCCGTGCCGCCGCCGGTGATGACAATGGTGCGGTCTTGGAAGGTGCCTGGTTTGAGCATGGGAGGGTTCAGGGTTCAGGGTTCAGGGTTCAGGGTTCAGAGATTCCGGCTCGAGGATTGGCGACCCTTGACGCATTTGGCCTGTAAAGTGTTGACGCGTCAAGTCTGCGTGCGGAATACCCAACCTCGCGGGCCGTATGCTACAATGTTGCTTGGATTTCCTGTTCGGCAGATCGGCGAAGGAGGAGGCATGCAGCTTTCAGAAACCGTCGCAAAAGTGATTGCTCTCGCCACAGCAATCGACGACTACTGGGATATCGAACTTCCGAAGCGGCATGCGAATTACCCCTTGGTTTCGCCGGGCGAGGACTCAGGACCACCGCCGCCGGAAGAACAGGAGCTGAGCGATCTGTTGACGGGCCTACCCGAAGACCAATTATATAAATTGGTCTTGCTCGCACATCTCGGCCGAGGAGGCTTTGGAACGGACGATCTACCGGGGCACTACGAGGACATGGTGGAACGATTCCCGACGACCGAAGAGGCAGTTGCGCAGATGCTGGGCATGGGGGGATTGGGCGACTACCTGGTGGACGGTCAAGCCAAACTCGAAAAGAGCGGGACCGACATCGATCACCTGATGCTTTCGCCGATCGATGCACGCCGTTAGAGGGTCGCCGGCCTTGCCGAGGAGCACCGTTTGTCGTCCAACGCTTTTTCAATTCATTTGGAAGAACTATTGCTCGATGCGGACGAACTGAACGACGCGCACATCGCACTCAGAACCCACAAGCCTGGGCGACAATATCGGCTTGCTGCGCTGAACCGTGCCGTTGTCATCATGAGCGTCTCGGCATGGGAGTCCTATGTCGAGGAACTGATGACAGAATCCGTTCGTGCTCTGCGACCATCGGGGCCCTCTCTCGGAACGTGGCCGGCGCTGAACACTTACGTGTTGGGGTTGCTCGGTAACTTCCACACGCCGAACGCCGCCCGAGTCGAGAGGCTTGTTCATAGTTGTCTCGGACTTGGCGATATACAGCTTTCGTGGGCATGGCAGAGTTGTAACTCCGCGCAGGCGGTGCGACGTCTCGCCGACGCGATGACATACCGCCACGAAATCGCACATGGCGTCAATCCACGGCCAATCATCCACAACCGTTATGCGAGGCGGTTGCCCGAATTCTTCCGGCGGTTGGCATTCTGCACGGATAATGCGGTTCGCGATCACTTGGTAGGCGTTCATGGCCTTCAATTCCCATGGCCGCCGTAGGTGCCTGGGGGAACGCCCCTGTCGTGCTCTCGCCAGCCAATCTATATTGCAGCTTTCGACCGCATAGTGATTCACGCCCCGATGCCCGCCATTCCCGCCGACCAACTGACTGAATTCGCCACCGAACTGCTCGCCAAAGGAGGCGTCGGCGTCGAGGAGGCCAATCTCGTGGCCCACAGCCTGGTCGACGCCAACCTGCGCGGCCACGATTCGCACGGCGTGATGCGCACTCCCTCG includes the following:
- a CDS encoding type II toxin-antitoxin system VapC family toxin, encoding MTHLLDTNICSAHMRRPAGLAHRFFQYAGGIASSTIVLAELYSGAYKHPNPAKLLALIADLLQELAVLDFDSGCAHEFGVLQGGLLQQGIVVPETDLMIASVARLHNLTLVTHNTADFQSIPGLRLDDWLSP
- a CDS encoding SDR family oxidoreductase — translated: MLKPGTFQDRTIVITGGGTGLGRSMARCLSGLGANIVICGRRQDVLDETAAEIQQETGGHVLAQPCDVRDTGQIDALVAAAYDRFGTVHGLVNNAAGNFICPTERLSYNAVHAVVDIVLYGTFHATLAFGKRWIAECTKAAILNIVATYATSGSGFVVPSAVAKAGVLALTQSLASEWGKYGIRSNAIAPGPFPTEGAWSRLMPDALKQLGGPRQRIPLGRLGEHEELANLAAYLLSDYAGYINGDCIRIDGGEWVRAAGEFNYLEAVTSEQWDELQRALRGK
- a CDS encoding DUF3775 domain-containing protein — its product is MQLSETVAKVIALATAIDDYWDIELPKRHANYPLVSPGEDSGPPPPEEQELSDLLTGLPEDQLYKLVLLAHLGRGGFGTDDLPGHYEDMVERFPTTEEAVAQMLGMGGLGDYLVDGQAKLEKSGTDIDHLMLSPIDARR